One window from the genome of Candidatus Didemnitutus sp. encodes:
- a CDS encoding efflux RND transporter periplasmic adaptor subunit — protein MNARLLALFAALALPATLGLAGCGKPSASAAHAGHDHTAEAAAGTTYQCPMHPWIKSDKPDAKCTICGMALVAASSAPASASAAIDPNLVTLTPAQAAVVGVQTSSVRRGALVRTLRVTGAIDDDDTRHRILAARVPGRVEKLFVNFVGAEVQEGAQLATIYSPDMLTAQREYLERMKAGAIAYTAAERAAAREKLLALGLTDEEISILEATKQATAMVTMRAPMFGTVVARGAYEGKYVEAKDEIFQIGDFSRMWFVFDAAEPDLAWLRAGQPVEVTVPSLPGKVLTAPIAFIDPNLNETTRTAKVRVVLDNPDRLLRHRQTAYANVVAESPEALLVPRSAVLQHSGRAVVFVDRGNHAYAAQEISLGRIGDADAEVLSGLRDGDNVVTEGALVLDGQAQLAHAAVGAGAHDHGAAAPQKISVEVPQPDARAYAALKALAFAGADAADLLASDNLAGYQKQLPALRDALTAYVAAYPSAANTDLGRTKLADGPDLDAARRAFEPFSTELADLAKSQHLHHRENLTIYQCPMAPVLGTGRWLSKSKTLRNPFFGSAMLECGEQIE, from the coding sequence GTGAACGCTCGTCTCCTTGCCTTATTCGCCGCCCTCGCCCTGCCCGCCACCCTCGGCCTCGCAGGTTGCGGCAAGCCATCCGCGTCCGCCGCTCACGCCGGCCATGATCACACCGCCGAGGCTGCGGCCGGCACGACCTACCAGTGCCCGATGCACCCGTGGATCAAGTCGGACAAGCCCGACGCCAAGTGCACGATCTGCGGCATGGCGCTCGTCGCCGCGAGCTCCGCGCCGGCCTCCGCCTCAGCCGCCATCGACCCGAACCTGGTCACGCTGACCCCCGCGCAAGCCGCCGTCGTCGGCGTGCAAACCTCGTCTGTCCGCCGCGGCGCACTCGTCCGCACGCTGCGCGTCACCGGCGCCATCGACGACGATGACACACGCCACCGCATTCTCGCCGCGCGCGTGCCTGGCCGGGTCGAAAAGCTGTTCGTGAACTTCGTCGGCGCCGAAGTGCAGGAAGGCGCGCAACTCGCCACGATCTACTCGCCCGACATGCTCACGGCGCAGCGCGAATACCTCGAACGCATGAAGGCCGGCGCGATCGCCTACACCGCCGCCGAACGCGCCGCCGCCCGGGAAAAGCTTCTCGCCCTCGGTCTCACCGACGAGGAAATCAGCATCCTCGAGGCCACCAAACAGGCCACCGCGATGGTCACGATGCGCGCCCCGATGTTCGGCACCGTCGTCGCCCGCGGCGCCTACGAAGGCAAATACGTCGAGGCCAAGGACGAGATCTTCCAGATCGGCGACTTCTCGCGCATGTGGTTCGTCTTCGACGCCGCCGAGCCCGACCTCGCCTGGCTGCGCGCCGGCCAGCCGGTCGAAGTCACCGTCCCTTCACTGCCGGGCAAGGTGCTCACCGCCCCGATCGCGTTCATCGATCCGAATCTCAACGAGACCACGCGCACCGCGAAGGTCCGCGTCGTCCTCGACAACCCCGACCGCCTCCTCCGCCACCGCCAGACCGCCTACGCCAACGTCGTGGCCGAGTCGCCCGAAGCCCTCCTCGTCCCGCGCAGCGCCGTGCTGCAGCACAGCGGCCGCGCCGTCGTGTTCGTCGACCGCGGCAACCACGCCTACGCCGCGCAGGAAATCTCCCTCGGCCGCATCGGCGACGCCGACGCCGAAGTCCTCTCCGGCCTGCGCGATGGCGACAATGTCGTCACCGAAGGCGCGCTCGTCCTCGACGGCCAGGCCCAACTCGCCCACGCCGCCGTCGGCGCCGGCGCGCACGACCACGGCGCCGCCGCGCCGCAGAAGATCTCCGTCGAGGTGCCCCAGCCCGACGCCCGCGCCTACGCCGCGCTCAAGGCGTTGGCCTTCGCCGGCGCCGACGCCGCCGACCTCCTCGCGTCCGACAACCTCGCCGGCTACCAGAAACAGCTCCCCGCCCTCCGCGACGCGCTCACCGCCTATGTCGCCGCCTACCCCAGCGCCGCCAACACCGACCTCGGCAGGACGAAGCTCGCCGACGGTCCCGACCTCGACGCCGCGCGCCGTGCCTTCGAGCCGTTCAGCACCGAGCTGGCCGACCTCGCGAAGTCGCAGCACCTGCACCACCGCGAAAACCTCACGATCTACCAATGCCCGATGGCGCCCGTGCTCGGCACCGGCCGCTGGCTCTCCAAGAGCAAGACGCTCCGCAATCCCTTCTTCGGCTCCGCCATGCTCGAGTGCGGCGAGCAAATCGAATGA
- the trxA gene encoding thioredoxin → MTTATLLPPPVSVTNDSFATDVLAASERQPVLIDFWASWCGPCKAIAPLVEQIAHERAGRAIVAKIDVDAHPEPAARYGIRSIPTLLIFRDRQVVATMVGVRSKAEILARLDAVLATPRASVSA, encoded by the coding sequence ATGACCACCGCCACCCTCCTTCCTCCGCCCGTCTCCGTCACGAACGACTCGTTCGCCACCGACGTCCTCGCCGCCTCCGAACGCCAACCCGTCCTGATCGACTTCTGGGCTTCGTGGTGCGGCCCCTGCAAAGCCATCGCGCCGCTCGTCGAGCAGATCGCACACGAGCGCGCCGGCCGCGCCATCGTCGCCAAGATCGACGTCGACGCCCATCCGGAACCGGCCGCGCGCTACGGCATCCGCTCCATTCCGACCCTGCTCATCTTCCGCGACCGCCAAGTCGTCGCGACGATGGTCGGCGTTCGTTCCAAAGCCGAAATCCTCGCCCGCCTCGACGCCGTCCTCGCGACGCCGCGCGCCTCCGTCTCCGCCTGA
- a CDS encoding efflux RND transporter periplasmic adaptor subunit yields MTTTAQFKTSRRKRRSLAIAAGVLALATIATFVALPSRSQAASNPATATPPAPRVTVAPVEQQLVTDYEELTGHVDATETVELRARVSGHLEEVHFQAGQLVQKGDVLFTIDPRWYKAQFDLAAARADVAAREAARAEKLLAASAISSEEAEARRAASAEARAALETAKLDLEHTEVRSPIAGRISRALVTAGNLVSGSPGNATLLTTIVTVGDAYVYADIDEATLLKFNRLVREGRILTRAGRIPVDLQLSDETGFPRHGYIESTDNRVNPATGSLAVRLVFPNDDGALLPGLFARVRLPVSAPQPALLVSERAIGTDQSQKFVLAVNHDNTVAYRTVKLGSTYDGKRVVREGLAAGDTIIVNGLQRVRPGMTISPEPQALARYTAPALPASSSGSKLASLR; encoded by the coding sequence ATGACCACCACCGCCCAATTCAAAACCAGCCGCCGCAAACGTCGCTCGCTCGCGATCGCCGCCGGCGTCCTCGCCCTCGCCACGATCGCCACGTTCGTCGCGCTTCCCTCCCGCTCCCAAGCCGCCTCGAATCCCGCGACCGCCACTCCGCCCGCGCCGCGCGTCACCGTCGCGCCCGTCGAACAGCAACTCGTCACCGACTACGAAGAGCTGACCGGCCACGTCGACGCCACCGAGACCGTCGAGCTGCGCGCCCGCGTCTCCGGCCACTTGGAGGAGGTCCACTTCCAGGCCGGCCAGCTCGTCCAGAAGGGCGACGTGCTCTTCACCATCGATCCTCGCTGGTATAAGGCGCAATTCGACCTCGCCGCCGCGCGCGCCGACGTCGCCGCCCGCGAAGCCGCCCGCGCCGAGAAGCTCCTCGCCGCCTCCGCCATCTCCAGCGAGGAAGCCGAAGCCCGCCGCGCCGCCTCCGCCGAAGCCCGCGCCGCCCTCGAGACCGCCAAGCTCGACCTCGAACACACCGAGGTGCGCTCGCCGATCGCCGGCCGCATCAGCCGCGCCCTCGTCACCGCCGGCAACCTCGTCTCCGGCTCGCCCGGCAACGCCACGCTGCTCACCACCATCGTCACCGTCGGCGACGCCTACGTCTACGCCGACATCGACGAGGCCACGCTGCTGAAGTTCAACCGCCTCGTCCGCGAAGGCCGCATCCTCACGCGCGCCGGCCGCATCCCGGTCGACCTCCAGCTCTCCGACGAAACCGGCTTCCCGCGCCACGGCTACATCGAGTCCACCGACAACCGTGTCAATCCCGCGACCGGCTCGCTCGCCGTCCGCCTCGTGTTCCCGAACGACGACGGCGCGCTCCTCCCCGGTCTCTTCGCCCGCGTGCGCCTGCCGGTCAGCGCCCCGCAACCCGCGCTCCTCGTCAGCGAACGCGCCATCGGCACCGACCAGAGCCAGAAGTTCGTCCTCGCCGTCAACCACGACAACACCGTCGCCTACCGCACGGTGAAACTCGGCTCGACCTACGACGGCAAACGCGTCGTCCGCGAAGGCCTCGCCGCCGGCGACACGATCATCGTCAACGGTCTCCAGCGCGTCCGCCCCGGCATGACCATCTCGCCCGAGCCGCAAGCGCTCGCCCGCTACACCGCGCCGGCGCTTCCCGCCTCTTCGTCCGGCAGCAAACTCGCGTCGCTCCGCTAA
- a CDS encoding efflux transporter outer membrane subunit: protein MKSFLLLTASSLAWTVASIAAIGPDYQRPDVAAPLAWKTAATPADALPRDDWWTLFGDPSLNDLEARALAANQNLAAAAARVEQARAAAGLARSSYFPSIGLRPSLDRSRTSETTDNRFPVAESTTYRGALDATWELDLFGRVRRLHESARADASASAADFENVRLALTAEVAANYFSLRGLDRELALVTDGVALRRKALELVASRRAGGAATDFDVARAETELASTEAENLALTNRRAALQNALAVLLGAPAPDFQLSALDSPLSVPPSVPAGLPSDLLERRPDIAAAEATLAAANARIGVAKAAFFPAISLTGSFGYASGDVDRLFNADSKLWSVGPSLYLPIFQGGRNRANLARSRAAYEESVALFRQRVLVAFRETQDTLTATQLLADQAAAQERAVAAARRARELAQTRYDAGYVAYFEVLDAQRTLLAAERAATQLHAQRLLNSVGLIKALGGGWSHPVAVASADRKADF from the coding sequence ATGAAATCCTTCCTCCTTCTCACCGCTTCCTCCCTGGCTTGGACCGTGGCGTCGATCGCCGCCATCGGCCCCGATTACCAGCGCCCCGACGTCGCCGCGCCGCTCGCCTGGAAAACCGCCGCGACACCGGCCGACGCGCTCCCGCGCGACGATTGGTGGACGCTCTTCGGCGATCCCTCGCTCAACGACCTCGAAGCCCGCGCCCTCGCCGCCAACCAGAACCTCGCCGCCGCCGCCGCGCGCGTCGAGCAAGCCCGCGCCGCGGCCGGCCTCGCTCGCAGCAGCTACTTCCCGTCGATCGGTCTTCGCCCGTCGCTCGACCGCAGCCGCACCTCCGAGACGACCGATAACCGTTTCCCCGTCGCGGAGAGCACGACCTATCGCGGCGCGCTCGACGCCACCTGGGAACTCGACTTGTTCGGCCGCGTTCGCCGCCTCCACGAGAGCGCCCGCGCCGACGCCAGCGCGAGCGCCGCGGACTTCGAGAACGTCCGCCTCGCCCTCACCGCCGAAGTCGCCGCGAATTACTTCTCGCTCCGCGGCCTCGACCGCGAGCTCGCGCTCGTCACCGACGGCGTCGCTCTTCGCCGCAAGGCGCTCGAGCTCGTCGCCTCGCGCCGTGCCGGCGGCGCCGCGACCGATTTCGACGTCGCGCGCGCGGAGACCGAACTCGCTTCGACCGAAGCCGAAAATCTGGCCCTCACGAACCGCCGCGCCGCACTGCAGAACGCCCTCGCCGTTCTGCTCGGCGCGCCCGCACCGGATTTCCAGCTCTCAGCTCTAGACTCTCCGCTCTCAGTTCCTCCCTCCGTGCCGGCCGGCTTGCCCAGCGATTTGCTGGAGCGCCGCCCCGACATCGCCGCCGCGGAAGCCACGCTCGCCGCCGCAAACGCCCGCATCGGCGTCGCCAAGGCCGCCTTCTTCCCCGCGATCTCGCTGACCGGCTCCTTCGGTTACGCGAGCGGCGACGTCGACCGGCTCTTCAACGCCGACTCCAAGCTCTGGTCTGTCGGCCCGAGTCTCTATCTCCCGATTTTCCAAGGCGGCCGCAACCGCGCCAACCTCGCGCGCAGTCGCGCCGCCTACGAGGAAAGCGTCGCTCTCTTCCGCCAACGCGTGCTCGTCGCGTTCCGGGAAACACAGGACACGCTCACCGCCACGCAGCTGCTCGCCGACCAAGCTGCCGCGCAGGAGCGCGCCGTCGCCGCCGCGCGCCGCGCCCGCGAGCTGGCGCAGACTCGCTACGACGCCGGCTACGTCGCCTACTTCGAGGTCCTCGACGCCCAACGCACGCTCCTCGCGGCCGAGCGCGCCGCCACGCAGCTCCACGCGCAGCGCCTGCTCAACAGCGTCGGTCTCATCAAAGCCCTCGGCGGCGGCTGGTCGCATCCGGTCGCCGTCGCCTCGGCCGACCGGAAGGCGGATTTCTAA
- a CDS encoding DHCW motif cupin fold protein: MQIENLPFGITDWSAVPAERKPGLTGWAEWRVRQFGPIRVRMLTYSPGYSADHWCSKGHILFCLSGELTTELEDGRTFVLKSGMSYQVADGAEPHRSSTFTGATLFVVD; the protein is encoded by the coding sequence ATGCAGATCGAAAACCTTCCCTTCGGCATCACCGACTGGTCCGCCGTCCCCGCCGAGCGCAAACCCGGCCTCACCGGCTGGGCCGAATGGCGCGTGCGCCAGTTCGGACCCATCCGCGTGCGGATGCTCACCTACTCGCCCGGCTACTCCGCCGACCACTGGTGCTCGAAGGGCCACATCCTCTTTTGCCTGAGCGGCGAGCTCACCACCGAACTCGAGGACGGCCGCACCTTCGTCCTCAAATCCGGCATGAGCTACCAGGTCGCCGACGGCGCCGAACCGCACCGCTCCTCCACTTTCACCGGCGCGACGCTGTTCGTCGTCGACTAG
- a CDS encoding EamA family transporter translates to MSAQSHPAPRGQLIAAFAAVYLVWGSTYLAIRVAVHSIPPFFMAATRFAVSGALLYGFLWFTKRIRPTAKQWRDNAIVGLFLMLGGNGLVCWAEQTVPSGIATLLVSAGPFAVVLLDWAIHAADPTKKRGSRPTFPIWIGLALGFAGLALLVGPDIAHGTGGLNFLNVGALLAATWLWSAGSLYGRYASEPAEPFTASAIQMIAGSGWLFLASLLAGEPFQLSTAMFTPHAVGAWAYLTLVGSLVGFTAFVWLMKHSTPAKVYTYTYVNPIVAVFLGWLILHEPVNSRTFTAAAVIIAGVATITIAKVKKPAAKA, encoded by the coding sequence GTGTCCGCCCAATCCCATCCCGCTCCGCGCGGCCAGCTCATCGCCGCCTTCGCCGCCGTGTATCTCGTGTGGGGCTCGACCTACCTCGCGATCCGCGTGGCGGTCCACAGTATCCCCCCGTTCTTCATGGCCGCGACGCGCTTCGCCGTCTCCGGCGCGCTACTCTACGGGTTTCTCTGGTTCACCAAAAGGATCCGTCCGACCGCGAAACAGTGGCGCGACAACGCCATCGTCGGCCTCTTTCTCATGCTCGGCGGCAACGGCCTCGTCTGCTGGGCCGAGCAAACCGTTCCCTCCGGCATCGCCACGCTGCTCGTCTCCGCCGGCCCGTTCGCCGTCGTGCTCCTCGACTGGGCAATCCACGCCGCCGACCCGACGAAGAAACGCGGCTCGCGCCCCACGTTCCCGATTTGGATCGGCCTCGCGCTCGGCTTCGCCGGTCTCGCGCTGCTCGTCGGCCCCGACATCGCGCACGGCACCGGCGGCTTGAACTTCCTCAACGTCGGCGCGCTGCTCGCCGCGACTTGGCTCTGGAGCGCCGGCTCGCTCTACGGCCGCTATGCGTCGGAGCCCGCGGAGCCGTTCACCGCCTCGGCCATCCAAATGATTGCCGGCAGCGGCTGGCTTTTTCTCGCCAGCCTGCTCGCCGGCGAACCGTTTCAACTCTCGACCGCGATGTTCACGCCCCACGCCGTCGGCGCGTGGGCCTATCTCACGCTGGTCGGCTCGCTCGTGGGCTTCACTGCGTTCGTCTGGCTGATGAAGCACAGCACGCCCGCCAAGGTCTACACCTACACCTACGTGAACCCGATCGTCGCCGTCTTCCTCGGTTGGCTGATCCTGCACGAACCGGTGAACTCGCGCACCTTCACCGCCGCCGCCGTCATCATCGCCGGCGTCGCCACCATCACCATCGCCAAGGTCAAAAAACCCGCCGCCAAGGCCTGA
- a CDS encoding DJ-1/PfpI family protein, producing the protein MRRHVAILVFDEVEVLDFAGPFEVFSVTDELAHGAHFNVSLVAETPGTIRARNGLKIVPNHTLESAPAPQILIVPGGYGTRALLRKPALVEWVRVAAKHAEITASVCTGALVLAKAGLLDDLDVTTHAENLEELRALAPAARVHGDRRFHDHGRIATAAGISAGIDLSLHLVARLHDLATVEATARYMEYPWRNDAGMRR; encoded by the coding sequence ATGCGCCGCCACGTCGCCATTCTCGTGTTCGATGAAGTCGAAGTCCTCGACTTCGCGGGCCCGTTCGAAGTGTTCTCCGTCACCGACGAGCTCGCGCACGGCGCGCACTTCAATGTCAGCCTCGTCGCGGAAACTCCCGGGACCATCCGCGCCCGCAACGGCCTGAAGATCGTCCCCAATCACACGCTCGAATCCGCTCCCGCGCCGCAAATCCTCATCGTCCCCGGCGGCTACGGCACCCGCGCGCTGCTGCGCAAACCGGCGCTCGTCGAGTGGGTGCGCGTCGCCGCCAAACACGCCGAGATCACCGCCTCCGTCTGCACCGGCGCCCTCGTCCTCGCCAAGGCCGGCTTGCTCGATGACCTCGACGTCACCACGCACGCCGAAAACCTCGAAGAGCTCCGCGCGCTCGCGCCCGCCGCCCGCGTGCATGGCGATCGCCGCTTCCACGATCACGGTCGCATCGCCACCGCTGCCGGCATTTCCGCCGGCATCGATCTATCGCTCCACCTCGTTGCGCGTCTCCACGACCTCGCCACCGTCGAAGCCACCGCGCGCTACATGGAATACCCGTGGCGCAACGACGCCGGCATGCGGCGGTAA
- a CDS encoding multidrug efflux RND transporter permease subunit, translating into MNFSDYFIKRPILAGVLSIIVFLVGLIAMFRLPISEYPEVVPPTVVVRASYPGANPKTISDTVAAPLEQAINGVEHSLYMFSQATSDGVMTLTITFAIGTDLDNAQVQVQNRVSQVLPKLPEDVRRIGVTTAKASPDLLMVVHLFSPDGRYDDVYVRNYGTLQVRDVLARLNGVGEVRVFGSGDYAMRVWLDPNKVAAKGLTASDVVAAIREQNVQVAAGAVGQQPNSRPVDTELLINTQGRLTTEEEFNSIIVKSGTNGERVQLRDVARVELGANAYALRSLLNNKAAVALPIAQLPGSNAIATSDAVRATMKELAKNFPEGLSYDIVYDPTVFVRSSIEAVVHTLFEAILLVVLVVILFLQTWRASIIPLAAVPVSLVGTFAVMHALGFSINALSLFGLVLAIGIVVDDAIVVVENVERNIALGKSPFEATRQAMREVTGPIVATALVLSAVFIPTAFISGLTGQFYKQFAMTIAISTIISAFNSLTLSPALSALLLKDHHAPKDRLTRGMDFAFGWFFRPFNRFFAWAADKYSAGVARLLRVSIIALLVYAGLLALTGTLFKSTPTGFVPTQDKQYLVAFAQLPAAASLERTDAVIRRMGDIALKHPGVANSIAFPGLSINGFTNSPNSGIVFVALKPFEDRRSPELTGQAIAQQLQKEFGAIEDAYIAIFPPPPVQGLGTIGGFKLYVEDRGDSGLDALYGATQGLIGKGWQTPGLTGLFSSFTINTPQLDADIDRAKAKAQGVPLQNVFETMQINLGSLYVNDFNRFGRTYQVIAQADAEFRDRPEDILRLKTRNAAGQLVPLGSLVKVRETYGPDRVMRYNGYPAAEINGAPAPGFSSGQAEAAIEKLAAENLPKGMVLDWTELTFQKIIAGNTAIYIFPLSIFLVFLVLAAQYESFRLPFAVILIVPMALFSALVGLWFTRGENNVFTQIGLIVLIGLAAKNAILIVEFAVKLREEGKGIREAAIEASRLRLRPILMTSIAFIAGVFPLVVSHGAGAEMRRAMGVAVFAGMIGVTVFGLFLTPVFYAVLEKLGARKPAPVALPEPAADHA; encoded by the coding sequence ATGAATTTTTCCGACTACTTCATCAAACGCCCGATCCTCGCCGGCGTTCTCTCGATCATCGTCTTCCTCGTCGGCCTCATCGCGATGTTCCGCCTGCCGATCAGCGAATACCCCGAGGTCGTCCCACCGACCGTCGTCGTCCGCGCCAGCTATCCGGGCGCCAATCCGAAAACCATCTCCGACACCGTCGCCGCTCCGCTCGAGCAGGCGATCAACGGCGTCGAGCACTCGCTCTACATGTTCTCGCAGGCCACCAGCGACGGCGTGATGACCCTCACCATCACCTTCGCCATCGGCACCGACCTCGATAACGCGCAGGTGCAGGTCCAGAACCGCGTCTCCCAAGTTCTGCCGAAACTCCCCGAAGACGTCCGCCGCATTGGCGTCACCACCGCCAAGGCCTCGCCCGACCTCCTTATGGTCGTGCACCTCTTCTCGCCCGACGGCCGCTACGACGACGTCTACGTCCGCAACTACGGCACGCTCCAGGTCCGCGACGTCCTCGCGCGCCTCAACGGCGTCGGCGAAGTCCGCGTCTTCGGCTCCGGCGATTACGCCATGCGCGTGTGGCTCGATCCGAACAAGGTCGCCGCGAAAGGCCTCACCGCTTCCGACGTCGTCGCCGCCATCCGCGAGCAGAACGTCCAGGTCGCCGCCGGCGCCGTCGGCCAGCAACCCAACTCGCGCCCCGTCGACACCGAGTTGCTCATCAACACCCAGGGCCGCCTCACCACCGAGGAGGAATTCAACTCGATCATCGTGAAGTCCGGCACCAACGGCGAACGCGTGCAGCTCCGCGATGTCGCCCGCGTCGAGCTCGGCGCCAACGCCTATGCGTTGCGCTCGCTGCTCAACAACAAGGCCGCCGTCGCGCTGCCCATCGCCCAGCTCCCCGGCTCGAACGCCATCGCCACCTCCGACGCCGTGCGCGCCACCATGAAGGAACTCGCGAAGAATTTTCCCGAGGGCCTGAGCTACGACATCGTCTACGACCCGACGGTCTTCGTGCGCAGCTCGATCGAAGCCGTCGTGCACACGCTCTTCGAGGCGATCCTCCTCGTCGTGCTCGTCGTCATCCTCTTCCTCCAGACTTGGCGCGCCTCGATCATTCCGCTCGCCGCCGTGCCCGTGTCGCTCGTCGGCACCTTCGCCGTGATGCACGCGCTGGGCTTCTCCATCAACGCGCTCTCACTCTTCGGCCTCGTGCTCGCCATCGGCATCGTGGTCGACGACGCCATCGTCGTCGTCGAGAACGTCGAGCGTAACATCGCCCTCGGCAAATCGCCCTTCGAGGCCACGCGCCAGGCCATGCGCGAAGTCACCGGACCGATCGTCGCCACCGCACTCGTCCTCTCGGCCGTGTTCATCCCGACCGCATTCATCAGCGGCCTCACCGGGCAATTCTACAAGCAGTTCGCCATGACGATCGCCATCTCGACGATCATCTCGGCGTTCAACTCGCTCACGCTCTCGCCCGCCCTCAGCGCGCTCCTGCTCAAGGACCACCACGCGCCGAAGGACCGCCTCACGCGCGGCATGGACTTTGCCTTCGGGTGGTTCTTCCGGCCGTTCAACCGCTTCTTCGCCTGGGCCGCCGACAAGTATTCCGCCGGCGTCGCGCGCCTCTTGCGCGTCTCCATCATCGCGCTGCTCGTCTACGCCGGCCTGCTCGCGCTCACCGGCACGCTGTTCAAGAGCACGCCGACCGGCTTCGTGCCGACGCAGGACAAACAATACCTCGTCGCCTTCGCGCAGCTCCCCGCCGCCGCCTCGCTCGAGCGCACCGACGCCGTCATCCGCCGCATGGGCGACATCGCGCTGAAACACCCGGGCGTCGCCAACAGCATCGCCTTCCCCGGCCTCTCGATCAACGGCTTCACCAACTCGCCCAACAGCGGCATCGTCTTCGTCGCGCTCAAGCCCTTCGAGGATCGCCGCTCGCCCGAGCTCACCGGCCAAGCCATCGCCCAGCAGCTCCAGAAGGAATTCGGCGCGATCGAGGACGCCTACATCGCGATCTTCCCGCCGCCGCCCGTGCAGGGCCTCGGCACCATCGGCGGCTTCAAGCTCTACGTCGAGGACCGCGGCGACAGCGGCCTCGATGCCCTCTACGGCGCCACGCAGGGCCTGATCGGCAAAGGCTGGCAGACGCCCGGACTCACCGGCCTGTTCTCCAGCTTCACCATCAACACGCCGCAGCTCGACGCCGACATCGATCGCGCGAAAGCCAAGGCCCAGGGCGTGCCGCTCCAAAACGTTTTCGAGACGATGCAGATCAACCTCGGCTCGCTCTACGTGAACGATTTCAACCGCTTCGGCCGCACCTACCAGGTCATCGCGCAAGCCGACGCCGAATTCCGGGACCGCCCCGAGGACATCCTCCGCCTCAAGACGCGCAACGCCGCCGGCCAGCTCGTGCCGCTCGGCTCGCTGGTCAAGGTCCGCGAGACCTACGGCCCCGACCGCGTCATGCGCTACAACGGCTATCCCGCCGCCGAGATCAACGGCGCGCCCGCGCCGGGCTTCAGCTCCGGCCAGGCCGAGGCCGCGATCGAAAAACTCGCCGCCGAGAACCTGCCCAAGGGCATGGTGCTCGATTGGACCGAACTCACGTTCCAGAAGATCATCGCGGGCAACACCGCCATCTACATTTTCCCGCTGAGCATCTTCCTCGTGTTCCTCGTGCTCGCCGCGCAATACGAGAGCTTCCGTCTCCCGTTCGCGGTCATCCTCATCGTCCCGATGGCGCTGTTCTCCGCGCTTGTCGGCCTCTGGTTCACGCGCGGCGAGAACAACGTCTTCACGCAGATCGGCCTCATCGTGCTCATCGGCCTCGCCGCGAAAAACGCGATCCTGATCGTCGAGTTCGCCGTGAAGCTGCGCGAGGAAGGCAAAGGCATTCGCGAAGCGGCGATCGAAGCCTCGCGCCTCCGCCTGCGCCCGATCCTCATGACCTCGATCGCGTTCATCGCCGGCGTCTTCCCGCTCGTGGTCAGCCACGGCGCCGGCGCCGAGATGCGCCGCGCCATGGGCGTCGCGGTGTTCGCCGGCATGATCGGCGTCACTGTCTTCGGCCTCTTCCTCACGCCGGTGTTCTACGCCGTGCTCGAAAAACTCGGCGCGCGCAAACCCGCGCCCGTCGCATTGCCTGAGCCGGCCGCCGATCACGCCTGA
- a CDS encoding TetR/AcrR family transcriptional regulator gives MGRTSDANERLMDAALDLIWEESYGAVTIDDICKRADVKKGSFYYFFSSKSELAIAALERMWTETWKPAMDAAFSPSIDPLTRITNYLSSIHHKQVAIKQEHGKVLGCPIVSVGSETSTHEVDMNGKIREILNRKRRYYESTLRDALAEGLIEPCDPAEKAVALAGLIEGIVCQCRIMNDPEIAHTLPEIGLKLIGAKETTKATLS, from the coding sequence ATGGGCCGGACCTCAGACGCCAACGAAAGACTGATGGATGCCGCTCTCGACCTCATCTGGGAAGAGAGCTACGGCGCCGTCACGATCGATGACATCTGCAAGCGAGCCGACGTGAAGAAAGGCAGTTTCTACTATTTCTTCTCCTCGAAGTCCGAACTCGCGATCGCCGCGCTCGAGCGGATGTGGACCGAGACCTGGAAGCCGGCAATGGACGCCGCCTTTTCGCCCTCGATCGACCCGCTGACGCGCATCACCAATTATCTCAGCTCGATCCACCACAAGCAGGTCGCGATCAAGCAGGAACACGGCAAGGTGCTCGGCTGCCCGATCGTCTCCGTCGGCTCTGAAACATCGACCCACGAAGTCGACATGAACGGCAAGATTCGCGAGATCCTCAACCGCAAGCGCCGTTACTACGAATCCACGCTGCGCGACGCCCTCGCGGAAGGCCTGATTGAGCCCTGCGACCCCGCCGAAAAGGCCGTCGCTCTCGCCGGCCTGATCGAAGGCATCGTTTGCCAATGCCGGATCATGAACGACCCGGAGATCGCTCACACTCTCCCCGAGATCGGGCTCAAACTCATCGGCGCCAAAGAAACGACCAAAGCGACTCTGAGCTGA